The following coding sequences are from one Poecilia reticulata strain Guanapo linkage group LG18, Guppy_female_1.0+MT, whole genome shotgun sequence window:
- the LOC103480901 gene encoding tripartite motif-containing protein 16-like protein, with protein sequence MAQRGNQMDSSKISCSICLDLLKDPVTIPCGHSYCMNCIKCHWDRENQRRIHSCPQCRKEFKQRPGLEKNFMLAELVEDLKKTELQAAPADHCYAGPEDVACDVCTGRKMKAVKSCLSCLASYCENHFQAHNNVPGLKKHTLVNPSKNLKQNICSRHDEVMKIFCRTDQQCICYLCTMDEHKGHETVPAAAERAEKQKKLQESRQLSRVKDVQEKLEQEISDLKRKDAELEQLSHTEDHTQFLLNYPSLPALSESTHSSSINIRPLRHFEDVTAAVSELRDKLQDVLRDTWTNIELAITEVDVLLSEPEPEPNSRVEFLKYSREITLDPNTAHRKLLLSEGSRKVSAPKEEEEEMEDELYPGHPDRFINFSQVLSRESLIGRCYWEVEWREGGAAVAVSYKSISRAGKSDKCLFGLNDKSWCLACIKDDYAFHHNKVKTPVPGPVSSRIGVYLDHRAGILSFYSVSETMTLLHRVQTRFTQPLHAGIWLFYVDSSAEFIKLK encoded by the exons ATGGCTCAGAGAGGAAATCAGATGGATTCAAGTAAAATCTCCTGTTCCATTTGTTTGGATCTTCTGAAGGATCCGGTGACTATTCCCTGTGGACACAGTTACTGTATGAACTGTATTAAATGCCACTGGGATAGAGAAAATCAGAGGAGGATCCACAGCTGCCCTCAATGCAGGAAAGAGTTCAAACAGAGGCCTGGACTAGAGAAAAACTTCATGTTAGCAGAGTTGGTGGAAGATCTGAAGAAGACTGAACTCCAAGCTGCTCCAGCTGATCACtgctatgctggacctgaagatgtggcctgtgatGTCTGTACTGGGAGGAAGATGAAAGCTGTTAAGTCCTGCTTATCCTGCCTGGCTTCTTATTGTGAGAATCACTTCCAAGCCCACAATAATGTCCCTGGATTGAAAAAACATACATTGGTGAATCCCTCCAAGAACCTCAAGCAGAATATCTGCTCTCGTCAtgatgaggtgatgaagatcTTCTGTCGTACTGATCAGCAGTGTATCTGTTATCTCTGCACTATGGATGAACATAAAGGCCATGAAACAgtcccagctgcagcagaaagagctgagaagcagaagaagctcCAGGAGAGTCGACAAC TGAGTCGAGTCAAAgatgttcaggagaagctggagcaggagatcagtgatctgaagaggaaagacgctgagctggagcagctctcacacacagaggatcacacccagtttctcctcaactaCCCCTCACTGCCAGCACTCAGTGAGTCGACACACTCATCCAGCATCAACATCCGTCCTCTGAGACACTTTGAGgacgtgacagcagctgtgtcagagctcagagacaaactacaggACGTCCTGAGAGACACATGGACAAATATTGAACTGGCAATAACTGAGGTGGATGTTCtactgtcagaaccagaaccagaaccaaacagcagaGTTGAATTCTTAAAATACTCACGAGAAATCACTCTGGATCCAAATACAGCACACAGAAAGCTGTTGTTATCTGAGGGGAGCAGAAAAGTATCAGCACctaaagaggaagaagaagagatggAAGATGAACTTTATCCTggtcatccagacagatttattaatttttctcagGTCTTGAGCAGAGAGAGTCTGATTGGacgttgttactgggaggtggagtggagAGAAGGAGGAGCTGCTGTAGCCGTTTCATACAAGAGCATTAGCAGAGCAGGAAAGtcagataaatgtttatttggacTCAATGACAAATCTTGGTGTTTAGCTTGTATCAAAGATGATTATGCATTTCATCACAACAAAGTTAAAACTCCAGTAccaggtccagtttcctccagaatAGGAGTGTACCTGGATCACAGAGCAGGTATTCTGTCtttctacagcgtctctgaaaccatgactctcctccacagagtccagaccagattcactcAGCCGCTACATGCTGGGATCTGGCTGTTTTATGTTGACtcatctgctgagttcattaaGCTGAAATAG
- the LOC108167204 gene encoding tripartite motif-containing protein 16-like: MAHRGNRLEKISCSICLDFLTDPVTIACGHSYCMICIKQSWDTDETKVCKCPQCRTVFKPRPVLVKNVILAELVEDLKKTGLQAAPXDHCYAGPEDVVCDVCTGKKMKAVKSCLVCLISFCENHLETHDDDPELKKHKLVNPCKEPLHSICSRHDEVMKIFCRTDQQCICYLCLMDDHKGHDTVPAAAEMAEKKKKLQVTRNQIQRNMQDQEKEVKLLQQEVEAINASADKAVEDSEKIFTELIRLLQKKSSDVKQQIRSQQETEVXQIKELQEKLEEEITELKWKDAELEQLSHTZDHSQFLLNYTSLPDLSEFIHTQGIYMHPWKNFKDVIAAVSKLRDQLQDILADTRTKTPVKVSKVETLKSEPEPKTRSEFLKYSQXITLDPNTVNKKLLLSEGNRKVTRKNKKQSIPDHPDRFTGHYQVLSRESLTGRCYWEVEMRGDRVGVAVSYKNISRAGLSEKCEFGMNDISWSFDCRSKSSTIYHNRVETPVXGPVSSRIGXYLDHRAGILSFYSVSGTMTLIHRVQTRFTQPLHAGIWLFYVDSSAEFIKVK; the protein is encoded by the exons ATGGCTCACAGAGGAAATCGGCTGGAGAAAATCTCCTGTTCCATCTGTTTGGATTTCCTGACGGATCCTGTGACTATTGCATGTGGACACAGCTATTGCATGATCTGTATTAAACAATCCTGGGATACAGATGAGACGAAAGTCTGTAAATGCCCTCAGTGCAGGACAGTGTTCAAACCAAGGCCGGTCCTGGTGAAAAACGTCATATTAGCAGAGTTGGTGGAGGATCTGAAGAAGACTGGACTCCAAGCTGCTCCAGSTGATCACtgctatgctggacctgaagatgtggTCTGTGATGTCTGCACTGGGAAGAAGATGAAAGCTGTCAAGTCCTGCCTGGTCTGTTTGATTTCCTTTTGTGAGAATCACCTTGAAACTCATGATGACGACCCTGAAttaaagaaacacaagctggtgAACCCGTGCAAAGAGCCGCTACACAGCATCTGCTCTCGTCAtgatgaggtgatgaagatcTTCTGTCGTACTGATCAGCAGTGTATCTGTTATCTCTGCTTAATGGATGACCATAAAGGTCATGACACAgtcccagctgcagcagaaatggccgagaaaaagaagaagctccAGGTGACTCGAAACCAAATCCAGCGGAATATGCAGGACCAAGAGAAAGAAGTGAAGCTGCTTCAGCAGGAGGTGGAGGCCATCAATGCATCTGCCGATAAAGCAGTGGAGGACAGTGAGAAGATCTTCACTGAGCTGATCCGTCTCCTTCAGAAAAAAAGCTCtgatgtgaagcagcagatcagatcccagcaggaaactgaagtcRGCCAAATAAAAGAGcttcaggagaagctggaggaggagatcACCGAGCTAAAGTGGAAAGAcgctgagctggagcagctctcacacacaSAGGATCACAGccagtttctcctcaactaTACTTCACTGCCAGACCTAAGTGAGTTTATACACACACAGGGCATCTATATGCATCCTTGGAAAAACTTCAAGGATGTGATAGCAGCTGTGTCAAAGCTCAGAGATCAACTACAGGATATTCTGGCAGACACTCGTACAAAGACACCAGTTAAAGTCAGCAAG GTGGAGACTTTaaagtcagaaccagaaccaaaaacCAGAAGTGAGttcttaaaatattcacaagAMATCACTCTGGATCCAAACACGGTGAACAAAAAGCTGTTATTATCTGAGGGGAACAGAAAAGTAAcgagaaagaataaaaaacagtcTATTCctgatcatccagacagatttacTGGTCACTATCAGGTCCTGAGCagagagagtctgactggacgatgttactgggaggtggagatGAGAGGAGACAGAGTTGGAGTAGCAGTTTCATACAAGAACATCAGCAGAGCAGGATTGTCAGAGAAATGCGAGTTTGGAATGAATGATATCTCTTGGTCATTTGACTGCCGATCAAAGAGTTCCACAATTTATCACAACAGAGTTGAAACTCCAGTAYCAGGCCCAGTTTCCTCCAGAATAGGASTGTATCTGGACCACAGAGCAGGTATTCTGTCTTTCTACAGCGTCTCTGGTACCATGACTCTGATCCAYagagtccagaccagattcactcAGCCKCTACATGCTGGGATCTGGCTGTTTTATGTTGACtcatctgctgagttcattaaGGTGAAATAA
- the LOC103480829 gene encoding tripartite motif-containing protein 16-like produces the protein MAQKKVKLDPEAFSCTICAGLLKDPATIPCGHSYCLSCINDHWDEEDQKGIHSCPRCGETFKPKPVPTKNIVLAELVGDLKHHGFQAAPADHCYAGPEDVACDVCTGRKMKAVKSCLVCLVSYCQNHVKLHYESSAFKKHKLVEPCKNLEENICSHHGEALKLYCSLHQKCICILCLVDEHEGCKTGSAATERTKKQKELEECRRDFQLGILTRQADVKLLKQEVEAINVSADKAVEDSEEIFTELIRLLQERSSEVKQQIRSQQETEVSRVKDVQKKLEQEISELKRKDXELEQLSXTZDHXQFLLNCPVWADFSRPTYFSIFDGIPPGYFENVTEAVSAVKAIVADLICDGWPEISETISKVDVLLSKPELSTREDFLRYAVDITLDPDTAHQEIRLSRGDRKALSTAALQNYPNNTDRFKIPLQVLSREHLTGRSYWEVQWKGRAVDVAVSYSNISRAGGLEKSEFGWNNKSWSLHCHSAGYTFWQNSVHTPVLSPPSYRIGVFLDPKAGSLSFYSVSETMTLLLKIQTTFTQPLHAGLRFPNSANDTAEFVKLK, from the coding sequence ATGGCTCAGAAGAAAGTGAAGCTGGACCCAGAGGCCTTCTCATGTACGATCTGTGCAGGTCTACTGAAGGATCCGGCGACTattccctgtggacacagctactgtcTGAGCTGTATAAATGACCACTGGGATGAAGAAGACCAGAAAGGGATCCACAGCTGCCCTCGGTGTGGGGAGACGTTCAAACCGAAGCCTGTGCCGACCAAAAACATTGTGTTAGCGGAGCTGGTGGGGGATCTGAAGCACCACGGTTTCCAAGCTGCTCCAGCTGATCACtgctatgctggacctgaagatgtggcctgtgatGTCTGCActgggaggaagatgaaggCAGTCAAGTCCTGTCTGGTCTGTTTAGTTTCTTACTGTCAGAATCACGTTAAACTTCATTACGAATCTTCTgcctttaaaaaacacaagctgGTGGAGCCCTGCAAGAACCTTGAGGAGAACATCTGCTCTCATCACGGCGAGGCGCTGAAACTTTACTGTTCCCTTCATCAGAAGTGTATCTGTATCCTCTGCTTAGTTGATGAACATGAAGGCTGCAAGACGGGTTCTGCTGCGACAGAAAGGACCAAGAAgcagaaggagctggaggaatGTCGAAGAGACTTCCAGTTGGGAATCCTGACCCGGCAGGCGGACGTGAAGCTGCTTAAACAGGAGGTGGAGGCCATCAATGTCTCTGCTGATAAAGCAGTGGAGGACAGTGAGGAGATCTTCACTGAGCTGATCCGTCTCCTCCAGGAAAGAAGCTCTgaggtgaagcagcagatcagatcccagcaggaaactgaagtgagtcgagtcaaagatgttcagaagaagctggagcaggagatcagtgagctgaagaggaaagacgYtgagctggagcagctctcaMACACASAGGATCACAMCCAGTTTCTCCTCAACTGTCCTGTATGGGCAGACTTTAGTCGGCCTACATACTTCTCCATATTTGATGGCATTCCTCCAGGATACTTTGAGAATGTGACAGAAGCTGTGTCAGCGGTCAAAGCCATTGTGGCGGACTTGATATGCGATGGATGGCCGGAGATCTCTGAGACGATATCAAAAGTGgatgttttattgtcaaaacCAGAACTATCCACCAGAGAGGACTTCTTAAGATACGCAGTAGACATCACACTGGACCCAGACACRGCGCACCAGGAGATTCGCTTATCCAGAGGAGACCGGAAAGCTTTATCGACGGCAGCGCTGCAGAATTACCCCAACAACACAGACAGATTCAAGATTCCTTTGCAGGTCCTGAGCAGAGAGCACCTGACTGGCCGCTCCTACTGGGAGGTGCAGTGGAAAGGAAGGGCTGTCGATGTCGCCGTTTCATACAGCAACATCAGCAGAGCGGGAGGCTTGGAGAAATCCGAGTTTGGCTGGAACAACAAGTCCTGGTCGCTGCACTGTCACTCAGCCGGTTACACGTTCTGGCAGAACTCTGTCCACACGCCGGTGTTGAGTCCTCCTTCGTACAGAATAGGAGTGTTTCTGGATCCCAAAGCAGGAAgtctgtccttctacagc
- the LOC103480900 gene encoding E3 ubiquitin/ISG15 ligase TRIM25-like → MAQREAQLQKITCSICLDLLKDPVTIPCGHSYCMNCIRRYWDGDQRRIYSCPQCREAFRRRPALRKSTILAELVEDLKKIGLKVAAADHRYAGPEDVACDVCTGRKRKAVKSCLVCFVNYCEKHIQLHYESPALAKHKLVDXSKKFQRNICSRHNEVMKIFCRTDQKRICSLCNMEEHKGHETVPAAAERAEKQKKLQVSQQQI, encoded by the coding sequence ATGGCTCAGAGAGAAGCACAGCTGCAGAAGATCACCTGTTCCATCTGTTTGGATCTACTGAAGGATCCAGTGACTattccctgtggacacagctactgtatgaaCTGTATTAGACGATACTGGGATGGAGATCAGAGGAGAATCTACAGCTGCCCTCAGTGTAGAGAGGCCTTCAGAAGAAGACCTGCATTGagaaaaagtacaattttagcAGAGTTGGTGGAGGATYTGAAGAAGATTGGACTAAAAGTTGCTGCAGCTGATCACCgctatgctggacctgaagatgtggcctgtgatGTCTGTactgggaggaagaggaaagctGTCAAATCATGTCTGGTTTGCTTTGTTAATTACTGTGAGAAACATATTCAGCTTCATTATGAATCTCCAGCTTTGGCAAAGCACAAGTTGGTGGATMCCTCCAAGAAGTTCCAACGAAACATCTGCTCTCGTCATAATGAGGTGATGAAGATCTTCTGTCGTACTGATCAGAAGCGCATTTGTTCCCTCTGCAATATGGAGGAACATAAAGGCCATGAAACAgtcccagctgcagcagaaagggctgagaagcagaagaagctccaggtgagtcaacaacaaatc